One part of the Haliaeetus albicilla chromosome 9, bHalAlb1.1, whole genome shotgun sequence genome encodes these proteins:
- the RNF168 gene encoding E3 ubiquitin-protein ligase RNF168, giving the protein MSQKLEAPLSLSDCLCQICMEIFVEPVTLPCNHTLCNSCFQLTVEKASLCCPFCRRRVSSWARYNARRNTLINWEFWEKIQKNYPKECERRINGQDLEEEICVPHPRHQLSKPGELRQEYEAEISKVEAERRAHEQEENKASEEYIQRLLAEEEEERRLAEERRREMEKQLKQDEELAWQLSNSLNDDSKGHVLSSPSPAGSFSAETSPASLCKTRNKPSSPGDIQKYLSPKLHHPLGSASFSRTAGRGRSDSDSVETNSNEGSSSVWQDEQEEMPTLSPQLTGVIKDASAKDSFLESCMNYFSASASEETATAKQEKTPGPNCLGDKVPDALHGITKGEGSGTVLRRSKGDDEIESDSGCLTHVESINLPNSAETCTCIQSATNSVMSGSKSVICDLMKVARHSDEEKPERLQNTKETPKRKLLEPPAEAVLDLCVLDKRRRTFPESLEDQGEQINDFNLQIQKAFEQEFYERRMQEEQDRLLALQLQKQINKEERTLNRQKGSPDEYLLRTKPPQSVKDSPARKGSSKMAKDSKVPKKQAETNHRKTRKGSCNENWQSPTRVRMKPPSIKEGKVLNCVVNTSDTNDICSLPKNKQKTILQMFKSSVAE; this is encoded by the exons ATGTCGCAGAAATTGGAGGCTCCGCTTTCCTTGTCTGACTGCCTCTGCCAAATTTGCATGGAGATCTTTGTGGAGCCTGTGACACTGCCATGCAACCATACCCTCTGCAATTCTTGCTTCCAGCTGACAGTTGAAAAGGCCAGTCTTTGTTGCCCTTTTTGTCGGCGTCGAGTCTCTTCCTGGGCACGATATAATGCCCGCAGAAATACTCTTATCAACTGGGAATTCTGGGAAAAGATTCAGAAGAATTACCCAAAGGAGTGTGAGCGTAGGATTAACGGACAGGATTTGGAAGAGGAAA TCTGTGTCCCCCATCCGCGACACCAGCTGAGCAAGCCTGGGGAACTGAGGCAGGAATATGAAGCAGAGATTAGCAAG GTGGAGGCAGAAAGGCGAGCACATGAGCAAGAGGAGAACAAGGCAAGTGAGGAATACATTCAACGGCTTCtagcagaagaggaggaggaacgCAGATTGGCAGAAGAGAGGCGGAGGGAGATGGAGAAACAGCTGAAGCAAGATGAAGAGTTGGCCTGGCAGCTGAGCAACAGTCTG AATGACGATTCCAAAGGACATGTGCTCAGCAGTCCTTCACCAGCAGGCAGTTTCTCAGCTGAAACATCCCCAGCTAGTTTGTGCAAGACAAGGAACAAACCAAGCAGCCCTGGAGACATTCAGAA gtATCTGTCTCCAAAGCTTCATCATCCATTGGGATCAGCATCATTCTCCAGAAcagcaggaagaggcaggagtGACTCTGACTCTGTG gagACCAATAGCAATGAAGGCAGCAGTTCTGTGTGGCAAGACGAGCAAGAGGAAATGCCAACGCTGTCTCCGCAGCTGACTGGTGTGATTAAAGATGCCAGTGCTAAGGACTCATTTTTGGAATCATGCATGAACTATTTCAGTGCCTCAGCTTCAGAAGAAACGGCCACTgccaagcaggaaaaaacaccaGGACCAAATTGTCTAGGAGACAAAGTTCCAGATGCACTTCATGGAATCACAAAAGGGGAAGGATCTGGAACAGTTCTTCGTAGATCCAAAGGAGATGATGAAATTGAGTCAGACAGTGGCTGTTTAACACATGTAGAAAGCATAAACCTTCCAAACTCTGCTGAAACTTGTACCTGTATTCAGTCAGCAACAAATTCTGTGATGTCTGGCAGCAAAAGTGTAATATGTGATCTCATGAAGGTGGCTAGACACTCAGATGAAGAGAAACCAGAGAGACTGCAGAACACTAAGGAGACTCCAAAAAGAAAGTTGCTGGAGCCACCAGCTGAAGCAGTGCTTGACTTGTGCGTGCTTGATAAGAGGAGAAGAACTTTTCCAGAAAGTTTAGAGGACCAAGGGGAGCAGATAAATGATTTTAACTTGCAAATACAGAAAGCCTTTGAGCAGGAGTTCTATGAAAGGCGTATGCAAGAGGAGCAGGACAGGCTTCTGGCTCTGCAGCTACAAAAACAGATAAACAAGGAGGAAAGGACACTGAATCGACAAAAGGGCTCCCCAGATGAGTACCTTCTTCGCACCAAACCACCTCAGTCTGTGAAAGACTCTCCTGCTAGAAAGGGAAGTTCTAAGATGGCAAAAGACTCAAAGGTACCAAAAAAACAGGCTGAAACAAATCACCGCAAGACTCGGAAAGGTTCTTGCAATGAAAACTGGCAGTCCCCTACCAGAGTCCGAATGAAACCACCCAGCATCAAGGAAGGAAAAGTTTTGAATTGTGTGGTTAATACCAGTGACACAAATGATATTTGTTCATTACCTAAGAATAAGCAAAAGACAATCCTTCAGATGTTTAAAAGCTCTGTTGCAGAGTAG
- the SMCO1 gene encoding single-pass membrane and coiled-coil domain-containing protein 1 produces the protein MAKASISLRSLNDILNRVETKLQTLEAQFTDLDSSLQNLAQKFELQAKMLEKQMSQDGPWTWAPAEGLGSEEERESGRRERPLSRGRGGRAAPRRRPLREAAALPAGGPEGSCAPAAELQLGGC, from the exons ATGGCTAAAGCCAGCATCTCTCTGCGCTCCCTGAACGACATATTAAACAG AGTAGAAACCAAGCTGCAAACCTTGGAGGCTCAGTTCACAGACCTGGACTCAAGCTTGCAGAACCTGGCGCAGAAATTCGAGCTGCAGGCCAAGATGCTGGAGAAACAGATGAGCCAGGATGGCCCGTGGACGTGGGCGCCTGCAGAAGG GCTCGGCTCGGAGGAGGAGCGAGAGagcgggcggcgggagcggcccCTCAGCCgtgggcggggcgggcgggctgcGCCACGGCGGCGGCCATTGCGGGAGGCCGCAGCCTTGCCTGCCGGCGGGCCCGAAGGCAGCTGCGCCCCCGCCGCGGAgctgcagctgggtgggtgctgA
- the WDR53 gene encoding WD repeat-containing protein 53 isoform X4: protein MLWSLQKARPLWTTNLQEYEMQEDSPQSAGQFFNPPLAHSLSVASCGNIFGCGAQDGKVRIFRVTGVKFEHELEFQGHSLGVSQILFMPEAYWLLTGGNDGKVLLWDVSSDVGKQQKSPVKSLQRRKAQAPASIRKDGKLNKVASNEHVRVLPKLTIEHGEKVNWISCAEIKGSKRVLVADQSSSVSVYPLPEP, encoded by the coding sequence ATGCTGTGGAGCCTGCAGAAAGCTCGCCCCTTGTGGACCACAAACCTGCAGGAGTATGAAATGCAGGAAGATAGTCCACAGTCAGCTGGCCAGTTCTTTAACCCACCGCTTGCACATTCCCTGTCTGTCGCATCGTGCGGCAACATCTTTGGCTGCGGAGCTCAAGACGGTAAAGTCAGAATATTCAGAGTCACTGGTGTCAAGTTTGAACATGAGCTGGAGTTTCAAGGTCACAGCTTGGGAGTGTCGCAGATCCTTTTTATGCCAGAAGCGTACTGGTTGTTGACTGGAGGAAATGATGGGAAAGTCTTGCTCTGGGATGTCAGCAGTGACgttggaaagcagcagaaaagtcCAGTAAaatctctgcagagaaggaaggCCCAAGCACCTGCTTCCATCAGAAAAGATGGAAAGCTCAACAAAGTGGCTTCAAATGAACATGTTAGAGTTTTACCAAAGCTAACCATTGAGCACGGAGAGAAGGTGAACTGGATCTCGTGTGCAGAGATCAAAGGCTCCAAGAGAGTATTAGTTGCTGATCAGAGTAGTTCTGTATCTGTGTATCCATTGCCAGAACCTTAG
- the WDR53 gene encoding WD repeat-containing protein 53 isoform X3 has product MDLENKKVSRSLRHSNICSSVVFRPQRPQSLVSCGLDMQVMLWSLQKARPLWTTNLQEYEMQEDSPQSAGQFFNPPLAHSLSVASCGNIFGCGAQDGKVRIFRVTGVKFEHELEFQGHSLGVSQILFMPEAYWLLTGGNDGKVLLWDVSSDVGKQQKSPVKSLQRRKAQAPASIRKDGKLNKVASNEHVRVLPKLTIEHGEKVNWISCAEIKGSKRVLVADQSSSVSVYPLPEP; this is encoded by the exons ATGGACTTGGAAAACAAGAAAGTCAGCCGGTCCTTGAGACACTCAAACATCTGCTCCTCTGTTGTCTTTCGACCTCAGAGGCCTCAAAGCCTTGTTTCCTGTGGACTGGACATGCAG GTTATGCTGTGGAGCCTGCAGAAAGCTCGCCCCTTGTGGACCACAAACCTGCAGGAGTATGAAATGCAGGAAGATAGTCCACAGTCAGCTGGCCAGTTCTTTAACCCACCGCTTGCACATTCCCTGTCTGTCGCATCGTGCGGCAACATCTTTGGCTGCGGAGCTCAAGACGGTAAAGTCAGAATATTCAGAGTCACTGGTGTCAAGTTTGAACATGAGCTGGAGTTTCAAGGTCACAGCTTGGGAGTGTCGCAGATCCTTTTTATGCCAGAAGCGTACTGGTTGTTGACTGGAGGAAATGATGGGAAAGTCTTGCTCTGGGATGTCAGCAGTGACgttggaaagcagcagaaaagtcCAGTAAaatctctgcagagaaggaaggCCCAAGCACCTGCTTCCATCAGAAAAGATGGAAAGCTCAACAAAGTGGCTTCAAATGAACATGTTAGAGTTTTACCAAAGCTAACCATTGAGCACGGAGAGAAGGTGAACTGGATCTCGTGTGCAGAGATCAAAGGCTCCAAGAGAGTATTAGTTGCTGATCAGAGTAGTTCTGTATCTGTGTATCCATTGCCAGAACCTTAG
- the WDR53 gene encoding WD repeat-containing protein 53 isoform X1 has translation MAVKWTGGHSSSILCLNVNTEGLVASGAERGELTLWDGGGVPAGQLQLPKADDVTSVVFSPHHPTRLYTSHGETISLLDVRSLKEPVEHFHVNEEEINCLSVNETDNFLAAADDSGAIKVMDLENKKVSRSLRHSNICSSVVFRPQRPQSLVSCGLDMQVMLWSLQKARPLWTTNLQEYEMQEDSPQSAGQFFNPPLAHSLSVASCGNIFGCGAQDGKVRIFRVTGVKFEHELEFQGHSLGVSQILFMPEAYWLLTGGNDGKVLLWDVSSDVGKQQKSPVKSLQRRKAQAPASIRKDGKLNKVASNEHVRVLPKLTIEHGEKVNWISCAEIKGSKRVLVADQSSSVSVYPLPEP, from the exons ATGGCAGTCAAATGGACTGGTGGACATTCGTCCTCTATATTGTGCTTGAATGTAAACACGGAAGGGCTGGTGGCTTCAGGCGCAGAGAGAGGCGAGCTCACGCTCTGGGATGGGGGAGGTGTTCCGGCAGGACAGCTCCAGCTCCCGAAGGCAGATGATGTGACCTCTGTGGTGTTCTCTCCCCACCATCCCACCAGGCTGTACACCTCCCACGGAGAAACTATCAGTTTGCTGGATGTTCGATCCCTCAAGGAGCCTGTTGAACATTTCCACGTGAATGAGGAGGAGATCAACTGCCTCTCAGTGAACGAGACCGACAATTTCTTGGCAGCCGCAGATGACTCGGGAGCAATAAAGGTTATGGACTTGGAAAACAAGAAAGTCAGCCGGTCCTTGAGACACTCAAACATCTGCTCCTCTGTTGTCTTTCGACCTCAGAGGCCTCAAAGCCTTGTTTCCTGTGGACTGGACATGCAG GTTATGCTGTGGAGCCTGCAGAAAGCTCGCCCCTTGTGGACCACAAACCTGCAGGAGTATGAAATGCAGGAAGATAGTCCACAGTCAGCTGGCCAGTTCTTTAACCCACCGCTTGCACATTCCCTGTCTGTCGCATCGTGCGGCAACATCTTTGGCTGCGGAGCTCAAGACGGTAAAGTCAGAATATTCAGAGTCACTGGTGTCAAGTTTGAACATGAGCTGGAGTTTCAAGGTCACAGCTTGGGAGTGTCGCAGATCCTTTTTATGCCAGAAGCGTACTGGTTGTTGACTGGAGGAAATGATGGGAAAGTCTTGCTCTGGGATGTCAGCAGTGACgttggaaagcagcagaaaagtcCAGTAAaatctctgcagagaaggaaggCCCAAGCACCTGCTTCCATCAGAAAAGATGGAAAGCTCAACAAAGTGGCTTCAAATGAACATGTTAGAGTTTTACCAAAGCTAACCATTGAGCACGGAGAGAAGGTGAACTGGATCTCGTGTGCAGAGATCAAAGGCTCCAAGAGAGTATTAGTTGCTGATCAGAGTAGTTCTGTATCTGTGTATCCATTGCCAGAACCTTAG
- the WDR53 gene encoding WD repeat-containing protein 53 isoform X2, which yields MLGTDYAAPRQLDERQMSACALTWTGTAWLLCRRTLLVCRLPLAPSQLYTSHGETISLLDVRSLKEPVEHFHVNEEEINCLSVNETDNFLAAADDSGAIKVMDLENKKVSRSLRHSNICSSVVFRPQRPQSLVSCGLDMQVMLWSLQKARPLWTTNLQEYEMQEDSPQSAGQFFNPPLAHSLSVASCGNIFGCGAQDGKVRIFRVTGVKFEHELEFQGHSLGVSQILFMPEAYWLLTGGNDGKVLLWDVSSDVGKQQKSPVKSLQRRKAQAPASIRKDGKLNKVASNEHVRVLPKLTIEHGEKVNWISCAEIKGSKRVLVADQSSSVSVYPLPEP from the exons ATGTTAGGCACTGACTACGCAGCACCTCGGCAGCTGGATGAAAGACAGATGTCCGCATGTGCTCTCACCTGGACTGGAACAGCGTGGCTTCTCTGCAGACGGACTTTACTAGTTTGCCGTCTTCCCCTTGCTCCTTCCCA GCTGTACACCTCCCACGGAGAAACTATCAGTTTGCTGGATGTTCGATCCCTCAAGGAGCCTGTTGAACATTTCCACGTGAATGAGGAGGAGATCAACTGCCTCTCAGTGAACGAGACCGACAATTTCTTGGCAGCCGCAGATGACTCGGGAGCAATAAAGGTTATGGACTTGGAAAACAAGAAAGTCAGCCGGTCCTTGAGACACTCAAACATCTGCTCCTCTGTTGTCTTTCGACCTCAGAGGCCTCAAAGCCTTGTTTCCTGTGGACTGGACATGCAG GTTATGCTGTGGAGCCTGCAGAAAGCTCGCCCCTTGTGGACCACAAACCTGCAGGAGTATGAAATGCAGGAAGATAGTCCACAGTCAGCTGGCCAGTTCTTTAACCCACCGCTTGCACATTCCCTGTCTGTCGCATCGTGCGGCAACATCTTTGGCTGCGGAGCTCAAGACGGTAAAGTCAGAATATTCAGAGTCACTGGTGTCAAGTTTGAACATGAGCTGGAGTTTCAAGGTCACAGCTTGGGAGTGTCGCAGATCCTTTTTATGCCAGAAGCGTACTGGTTGTTGACTGGAGGAAATGATGGGAAAGTCTTGCTCTGGGATGTCAGCAGTGACgttggaaagcagcagaaaagtcCAGTAAaatctctgcagagaaggaaggCCCAAGCACCTGCTTCCATCAGAAAAGATGGAAAGCTCAACAAAGTGGCTTCAAATGAACATGTTAGAGTTTTACCAAAGCTAACCATTGAGCACGGAGAGAAGGTGAACTGGATCTCGTGTGCAGAGATCAAAGGCTCCAAGAGAGTATTAGTTGCTGATCAGAGTAGTTCTGTATCTGTGTATCCATTGCCAGAACCTTAG
- the FBXO45 gene encoding F-box/SPRY domain-containing protein 1 gives MAAGPGGGSGSGGGGAAAAAAGGPGWRLPGRVLELVFSYLELRELRSCALVCKLWHRVLHGDENSEVWRSLAARCLAEEALRTDILCNVPTYKGKVRAFHHAFSTNDCSRNVYIKKNGFTLHRNPIAQSTDGARTKIGFSEGRHAWEVWWEGPLGTVAVIGIATKRAAMQCQGYVALLGSDDQSWGWNLVDNNLLHNGEVNGSFPQCNNAPKYQIGERIRVILDMEDKTLAFERGYEFLGVAFRGLPKVCLYPAVSAVYGNTEVTLVYLGKPLDG, from the exons aTGGCGGCGGGCCCCGGCGGaggcagcggcagcggcggcgggggggcggcggcggcggcggcgggggggccgggCTGGCGTTTGCCGGggcgggtgctggagctggTCTTCTCCTACCTGGAGCTGCGGGAGCTGAGGAGCTGCGCGCTGGTCTGTAAGCTGTGGCACCGCGTCCTGCACGGCGACGAGAACAGCGAGGTGTGGCGCAGCTTGGCGGCCCGCTGCCTGGCGGAGGAGGCCCTGCGCACCGACATCCTCTGCAACGTGCCCACCTACAAGGGCAAG GTCCGTGCCTTCCACCACGCCTTCAGCACCAACGACTGCTCGCGGAACGTCTACATCAAGAAGAACGGCTTCACGCTGCACCGCAACCCCATCGCCCAGAGCACGGATGGGGCGCGGACCAAGATCGGCTTCAGCGAGGGCCGCCACGCCTGGGAGGTGTGGTGGGAGGGCCCGTTGGGCACCGTGGCCGTCATTGGCATTGCCACAAAGCGGGCGGCCATGCAGTGCCAGGGTTACGTGGCCCTGCTGGGGAGCGACGACCAGAGTTGGGGCTGGAACCTGGTGGACAATAACTTGCTGCATAACGGAGAGGTGAACGGCAGCTTCCCCCAGTGCAATAATGCTCCCAAATACCAG ATAGGTGAAAGGATTCGAGTTATCCTGGACATGGAAGACAAAACATTAGCGTTTGAGAGGGGCTATGAGTTCTTGGGAGTTGCCTTCAGAGGACTGCCAAAAGTTTGCCTGTATCCAGCAGTGTCTGCTGTGTATGGTAACACAGAAGTGACTTTGGTCTACCTGGGAAAACCTCTGGATGGATGA